The following nucleotide sequence is from Fundulus heteroclitus isolate FHET01 chromosome 24, MU-UCD_Fhet_4.1, whole genome shotgun sequence.
tcgaGTTCAGGAGAAAATTCAGTCACAAATGGACCAATTGTgcacaaatgacaaaaaataaataaataactagaaTTGATCCCATCCTTCTTCCGTCCCACCTTGCATGAAAGTCACTTGTGTGCatcatttctttattattaacatCCAATAACGTCAAAAAgctgcgatttttttttttcaggcaacaactcaataaaaagtgtttttgctttattaatCTAAAACGTAGAGGTTCAGTAAGGGACTCGTGTACTTTTCCTACAATTTACACCCGGATGTACATTGTGTCATTAAAACACCTATATACAATCATTATGGTAgccaaaaaggataaaaaataaacttttcagtcACCCTCTTAAAAGGTTTCTCTTTTACCAGCTGgtgattaatttaaataatttatagcATATATTAATAGTTATACATCTAAGTCCTTCTGGTGAACTTCTTGGACAGATCCAGCCGGGGGAGCTGGGGCGTTATTACTGTAACCAGGCTGCCGGGCTTCATCGGGCCTGTCAGAACCCAGATTCTGATCACCGCCTCGTAATCCTTCATTCAGGTTTTGCTTCAGACATcaggaggaaaaggaaaaaaaatacacaatgttCTACTGTACCAACAGGGGCGTGTGAAGGGGACAGATTTGTGCTCGGCTGGTTGTGGTCAGAGGTTTAAATTCAGCCATATTGGGCATCAGTGCCGTTCGTTTTAGCCATTTCTATCAGGGGGGGCATGACTTCCAAACAAATAACCGTAATTTGGGGATTTCCTAGGGGTCTAAACTTCATTTAtagactaaaaaaaatataatatctGGGGAAATGTTTCATGGAGAGCTTTTCGGCGGGATCGACAAAACTTTTGGCACAACTCTGACCTAGAATGTTACCAGAAAACGCAGAGTCGGCACACAGAGCAAACTTTATAATTTAGTCCACGCGTGTTCGTCCAGGCCGCTCCTGAAGTTTAGCGTCTACGTCTGGATCATCGTTCTGTTATAAGCAGCATGATGGTGcgtggtggcggcagcatcacgCTGTGTGGTAACACTGTCAGCAGCGTAATGAAATAATGAACGCAGGGCTAACACGGTGCTTCCAAACGCAGATGACACTGGCTAAAGACTTGTGAGCTTCTCTTAAAATTATGATCCAAtggattagagaaaaaaaatctacaaacaatgtgtataaaatataaaaatatcattCCATGccgaaaacaaaaaaaaaagaggctgaaACGAATCCCGGAACTGTGATAATTTCCCATGATGAGTAAACCTCTGACTGGCACtgtgaagattaaaaaaaaaaaaaaaaaaaggaaatatttaagaAGTTCCACTTTAACTATAAATTGCTGGTTGGCCAtgagtttcttttctttttttttttttttgcatcatttcCTACCTGGAAGAACAGAGCATTACCGACCGGAGCTAATTTACTGTAACCACCAACATTTAATTAGATTACAGGACGCTGAAAGTAATAGAGTGAGTTTTGACTTTCTATGAATAAAGCTGTAAACACATTGTAGCAGGTAGCTCCTAATGAAAGACCCCCAATAATATgcctccttaaaaaaaaaaaaaaaaaaaggtacagtaAAGCCTTGTTTCACTGAATGCCGCCTGATGAATTAGGAACAATTCAGAAACCAAATCTGAGAAGAATCTTGAAATGTTAAAGCAGAGTAAccccccccatccccacccCCCATCCAACACTATGAAACTCCTGGATTAATGCgttttatatagatatatagggGTATGTATGGATATGATGGAGGTTtaacatacaaataaaacaaaagcagatgGAAGGTGGGGACCAGGGGCTATAACTGTGGTTGTTGAGGCGCGTCTGGAGCCGCCCCCTCCTCCCCGtccccctcctctctgtccagACCCTCATCCGCCTGCTCCAGTTCACTTTGGTCCAAAAGCTCAAAGTCCTCTTCCTCCGTTGGAACTAGAGTGTCGTCCGGGTGCTCGTCGCCGGCGCCGCTTCCTGCCGCggccccctcctcctcctcctcctcctccaggtccCTGTCGGGATCCAGCGCTAGCACCGCGGTGTCGGCCGTGTCGGTGGACGGGGTGGGCGAATCCAGGGCGCCTGGTAAGGTCTCCGTGGGGAGGAAGTCGGCCAGGGAGGGCTCCTCGCCGGAGCGCAGCAGCGCCGACAGAGTGTTCTGCACGACGGCGGAGATGGCCGTGCTCACTATCTCCTCGCTCAACGCCTCCAGGGAGCGCTGCGTGCCCTGGCTCACCGCCTCCGCCTGCGCCTCCTCCCTGGCGGCCGGGGCAGACGCGGCGGCGGCTCCTTCTCCCCCGGGCGGCTGGCCGTGTCCGTTGAAATGCGTGTTGACGAAGTGCAGCGGCGACGCCAGGTGCTGGATGAGCAGGGTGGCGGGGCTCAGCGGCTCCTTCTCCGCCTGGGCTCCGTCGCCCTGGCTCGCCCCTCGCAGGGGGAAGTGAAGCAGGCCGTGCTCCAGGGAGGGGAACTCCTCGACGGAGGGAAACTCGGGGAGATCCCGGTGAAAGGCCTCGTCCGGGTCGGCGTGGAAGCTCTGCTGGTCCGGCTCTGGAACAGAAGCGCCGCGAGAACGTTAGCCAGCCGGCAGAGATCTACGCGCGCCGCTCTGACGACGTACCTTCAGAGAAGTCGGCCAGCTGAGGCGTGGTGGCTCTGGACACGGGGAACCCTCCGCTCTCCAATATGGACGCCTCCTCGTCCGACAGCTCGGAGTCTGTGATGGCCATGGCCAGAGCCGTAGTCTTTACATCCACCTGATGGTGACACAGATGCATCAGACTTACACACGGCCCATAAACTAATCAGATATacggctttttttttcaaatcataaAACTCTTACATGGACACTGAGGGGCTGGCGCCTGTTTTATTAATcctaaagggaaattaaatgtgacTATCAGATATATCATATTGGTACGTCCCTAGTTGTAACTCATTTTAtgacgtttttctttttatgaagaACCCTACGTGGCACAACATACTAAACTTTTCTAAATCTGAACGAGGTTTCTTTTTCCACAAAGACCAAGCAggcttttttttacttcagacAAATTTTACTTTGTAGGAAACGGgacaaaaatgtatcttttataTTCCGGGCTTAGAGGGAAAGAGCCAATCAAACGTGAAGAGAGCTTTTCTGCCTTCAATTGGCTCTGGCACCATTTATGCTGTAGGTGGGAGCAGAAAAAGAAACtggtagaaaataaataaataattaagagcttcacctttttaatgaaaaacagaCACCAGCTTAAGATTTCTAGCTTCACGTGGGAACAAAATAGTTGCAATCTACAGCGGGTCAGGTGTTTTCTAGGGATGCTGACCCACTGCATAGAGTCCAAGTCTAACTTACagcttttacttttctttttaaaacgaCTAAACTCAAGTCCATGTTGGATTACTTTCTGATTTCACGTCCCCCAGCAGGAACCGTGATCACGTTCGGCTAATCTTAAGGAAACTCTTTGGTTTGCAGGAGCACTATATTGATGCTAAATTCACCCTTCCTCCTCCAAAAgccaggacaaaaacacacctattgactttttattttgtacagATAGGTGCCTAGAAATAAACTTCTCTGAACCAGATCTAGAAACAATCCAATGAAAcataatgttttcttaaatctTCCAGTTGCGCTGCGGGAATGCGACGGCGCCTGGAAAAATAAGCGCCGCAGCCCCGAGTTTTCATTCCATTAGCACAATGCATCATAGAGGCGAGTGCTGACCTCAGCATGCAATATATCCAAGCTGCACCTCTTCTGCCTCCTTTAGCGGCCCCACTATTtaaagcaacacacacacacacacacacacacacacacacggacgtGTACTCTCAGTACACTTCTGGCTCGCGGTCCGTACCGTTGGAGCAAAACAGGAcaattcctcctcctcttcctcgctctCGCTTTCCGTTTCGGCTCTGGGCTCGtccccctcctccacctcctttttTACCTCTGCGCAAAAAGATTTAGACACACGAATAGACAAACATGAGGCAGGTCTTATCAGaaacagggagaaaaataaaagagttaAGCTGTGACAAAGAGCACAGACAGCACTCACTCCTCTTGTCGTGCTTGCGGTGCTCGGTGTCGCCCTTCATGCTGTAGTCCAGCTTCATCAGGATGGGCTCCAGGCCGGTGTACATCCTCTGGATCAGCTCGTGATACACCACCAAGGGCCACAGCAGCACGCTTAGGGCTGAAAATATGCAAGCGTACAGAAAGAGTGGACggcttcattaaaaaaaaaaaaaaaagaaaaaaaaaaaggctaaaacaaaCAGGCCAAAAGCCCGCGGCGCCCTCTGGTAAAACCGAGCAAACAGCGTTAAAGTAAACAGCTCTTTTATAGCAGCAACAATAGAATTAGAAATTATTATTACTGGTGTGCATTTATTCAGTCGGGATTAACTTAGCGCAAtaagatataacagtttttagAGAGTATAGTGATCGATTATGAGCTTTTTAAAGCAGGTAACAAGGTTGGAGCATACAAGGATCTTTGCTTATTTCACTTTGCACAACCTGCTTAGATCAGCCAGATTTTCTCCCCAAGTTTCCTATAGCATCGAAGTTTGGGGAGTGAGGTGCTGCTGGGTCGTATGTGTCGGATCGTTATGCCGCCAAAGGCCCACTGATGACAGAGGTCTCTGGCAGAAGCCATCAGATATCGCTTAAAAATGTTCACTGCGCCAAACGTTTCCACATACGCGCCTTTCGATTTGGGCCACGCCCCCTTTTTTGAAGCATTTGACGGCATGTTGTCTTTGTTCTCCCCCTCGTTAAGAGAACCGGCTCTGCGTCACGTCGTATTTATACCACAGGGTGGAAACAAGGAGCCTGATGACAAATTAAAGTTTCCAGACACTCagactcatttttttttttttaaaggaattgCAAGAGCTAACAATAAATGTAGCACTGGTCATTTTGTTAAGCATAATCATTTCTTAAACGTTCccgttataaaaaaaaagaaaaaaaaaaaaagaagaagtaattTCAGAGATTCTGACACATCTTTATATAACGTTTACAATAACGTGATGCAATCAGCGCTTTTAACGCGCC
It contains:
- the retreg2 gene encoding reticulophagy regulator 2: MASGEEATKRPLVPSSSVGLEDLFPSGASEQTCGDGNPELDRLRERLQAWLSQYEPLLLWVQRLLVWERPLYSISAALTLNTLFWLLSSTSLRPLFLLSVSLLGLMLLERWKPKLPIITVQHAEAEPLQSPTLSSEHHLLSVPELSHHLAESYLTCCLYLQETLQYKRRNHGRFCMMMCSGCFALALVGHYVPGIMISYIIALSVLLWPLVVYHELIQRMYTGLEPILMKLDYSMKGDTEHRKHDKRKVKKEVEEGDEPRAETESESEEEEEELSCFAPTVDVKTTALAMAITDSELSDEEASILESGGFPVSRATTPQLADFSEEPDQQSFHADPDEAFHRDLPEFPSVEEFPSLEHGLLHFPLRGASQGDGAQAEKEPLSPATLLIQHLASPLHFVNTHFNGHGQPPGGEGAAAASAPAAREEAQAEAVSQGTQRSLEALSEEIVSTAISAVVQNTLSALLRSGEEPSLADFLPTETLPGALDSPTPSTDTADTAVLALDPDRDLEEEEEEEGAAAGSGAGDEHPDDTLVPTEEEDFELLDQSELEQADEGLDREEGDGEEGAAPDAPQQPQL